A segment of the Saccopteryx leptura isolate mSacLep1 chromosome 11, mSacLep1_pri_phased_curated, whole genome shotgun sequence genome:
AAACCTGTCTCCACATGGGCCAGATGGTAGGGATACCTGCCTCTTAGTAGTTGCATCGATTAAGTGAAGTCAAGTCAGTAAAATACCTGATTTTGGCACCAAATAACTTATTCAGAAAATGTGTGCATTTCTTGAAAATGTGTGGTTTGACGTGAATGTCACTGCCTCTGGCAACTTAAATGGTTAAGTTCCCTTAGAGGACTTAACCACGAGCAAAAGGACCGAGTCCGAGATGGCAACTGAGGTGCAGGTTCACCGGGGAGCAAGTACCCTTGGGATCCACATgaatgaggggggaggggagaagggaagcgTGTTGAACTGTGGCTCAGCCAATCCTATAGGGGGATCTGAAGCTGGGATGACCCTTCTGAGACACTGATTAGGGACAAGGGGCCAGGTCTGTAGACTCCACATCAACCAGTCTTTAGATATGAACCGCCCACAGAAGGAGATGTGACCTTGGTTAAACCGATTTCTTGCAGTTAAGGTAGTTCCTACAAGGGGCCTACAGCCAAGAGAAGTTGACTGTCAGTATTCCCCACAGAGAGGGAAATAAATTCATTTCTGAAGGGGCCTGGGTTCTACCAGGTTGTTAGTGAGTAGAGCTCTTGTCAGATTGAGTTCTGACTACTCAGGGATCAGGCCAATCTTGTTGGGACACTTCCAGTGACTTTTCAGAGCCCAACAGTTCAGTGCCACAAAGCCTCACGCTGCTCCACGTCCCCTCAGTCCCAGCGCAGTGCTTGGCCAGGAGCACCTTCGACAACCCCACGTGGCATTTTAACCCCACGTGGATTATTCAGTCATCTCAGTTCACTTTTTGTGCCGTTTTGCTTCTCCCAACTAGACTGTGAGTGCCCTGAAGGCAGGGAACACTGGAAACCTTTTTTCTGTACTAGCTACCTTGGCAGTTGTGTCCTCAAATATTAAAAGGAACATCTGTTGCTTGAGGGGAAAGCTTGGTTAGGTCTGACAGTCCACTCCCGTGGGTGGGGGAGGTTTTGGTGAGTGGGGGGCCAGTGTGGTGTCCTGCAGGGTTTAAACCTGCTCCATCTGAGAACCTGCCCACTTACCTAGAGCATCAGGCTCTCCAGAGGGCCGGGGATTAGCAACACAGAAGCCTCAGGGGAGTGGAAAGAGCACAGCACTGGGGTTTAAGATCCAGGCCCTGCCACTTCCTAGGGACCCTGTACAACTCTCTGGTCCTCAGTGACCTCATTCACACACTGGGGCTAGAAATACCTCACAGCAGCCTGTGAAGATCAGTCAAGTGATATGTATGTGAAATTAACACAGTGCAGGACCCAGGCAAACACTCTTGACTTGAACATCACTGCCTCTGGCACACTGGACTCAGGAACTTAAGATGGCTCCTTAGATCAAAGGCAAAAGAACCAGTTCTTGTGAATGAACTGGTGACAGCTATGAGGCACTATTTCACAAAGGTGATCCTCAGATCATCTGCATCCGCAGGCCTCTAGGCCCTCCCCAGGAACCGTGTCTGTAGCGGGCTTCCCAGGTGACACTGAAGCAAGTCAAGCTTGAGAACCACTAGCTCCGTCTCctttttcctctgcttttttcttttaaccaatgAATTGGCCACTGATATGTGAGCAGATGGCTGCATATAAGTTCTCAAATTTTCTCAACTAGTTTTATAGCAATTacattagaatggctcctgttgaaCAATGCTCACTGCCTACCTCTGACTCATGGGTATGAAAATATATCCGATGTTCCAAAAGATAtttgaaattttgtttcaaaCACTAAGCATCAGATGCAATCTttataaatcacacacacacacaaattgacaAGGCAGCATTAGGGACACACTGTTATATGAAACTGGATATGCCTAGTGTTTGTTGAAACGGTCAATTGGCTTAAATGCTGGAAacttaagatatgtaaacatccACAGTATGAACATCTTTTGTACATCAAAGGATTTTGCAAGTGCTTTTGTCTGGCTACAACTTGCATTTCTAACAGTGTAGCAGCAACAGCActggatgagaggagggatgcactgccaggggtcccaaaactttttacagagggccagttcactgtccctcagaccgttggagggccgccacatacagtgctcctctcactgaccaccaatgaaagaggtggcccttccggaagtgcggtggggggccggataaatggcctcagggggctgcatggccgtagtttggggacgcctgcactaATCACTAGTAAAGCAGGAGGCAGATCAGGCATCTGAAGTTAGGGTCATGGATGGCTTCAGGGTCTGAGTCCTGTGAAGCCAACCAAATTTGCACATAAGCATatccatttttctatatttcttagaTTTGCAAAAGGTCCAGAACCTCCAAATGGTTACAGTTACAGACTGGATATTGTGAAGGCTTCCGTCAGTTTAaggcttaaagaaaaaaaccagTGTCCCAGCTCCTTTTGGGGGTCTAACCTGGGTGGGTCACTGATTTCATTTGGTTTTTGAAAGCCATGAACGAATGCTTCCTCCACATCACTTGCTTCTTCCCAAACAGAACAGGCTCTGGCTGGGCAACACTCTTCACTTTGTACAAACAAGACTATTTTGTCCCCCAGACAGTGTGATTTAACTTGTTTTAATGTAGTCTGCTATAAAAATGGATGAAGACTTCTGCATGGTGCATTTGCTTTACAAATGTGAGTGACTAGGTAATGCTTGCGTTATGTGTTGCACATCGTTGGAATGTGTTGACCAGTAACACAGCTTTTGCAACATGGGTTAAATACCAGAACTGTGACTCATGGAATTTTACTTAGCACACACAGTCTACAGCAAACTTAAATACTAATCTATAATACCTAACTGGATTACTGGATCCATTGCAGTATTGTGCTTATTTATCTCAGAAGATAGGCAACTAGCaaaaatacacatttctttttcatttcccctCCCCATATTACACTgtaaaagaaatacattattCAGTGCACTTCCTAAGAAATAAACTTCCTCataatctctctctctatatatctatgCCAAAACAAAGGAAGAGCACAATGCAACTTTTAAGATTACCGTTTAAAGCAGGAGAGGTAAGAGCACTATGGGACTGCAGCCCTCTCTATTTAGGAAGTTCAGCTATTTTATCATCAACACCATTCATTGAGCTATGCGTGGGAATCAAGTTCAGTGCACGATTGCTTTGGGCAGTTTAAGATACCCCCTTCACTGCTTGGTATACTCCCAGGGGCATGAATAGtttttaatttctgagtattgGCCTTAATCAAACCTTAAGCTGTGGAGACACCATATGCTCCCCTGGGAGTTCGGGATTAATTTCCATCAACTCATGATGGATTAAGAGGAAAGAGACTTAAATGATAGCAGGTCAGGGGCGGCTGGTTAGATGTTGGCTAGAAGAGTGAATGTGAGGACACCATCTCTGGACACCATGTATGATGTCCATCCCTATGGACACAAAATCGTAGAACCACTATGTTATAGGTGGGTTATGAGCAGTCTTGTTTGGAAGAGGGGCACAGTCATTACATCTTCTGGACTTTGTTCTACTAGCctacaagttgtaaagtctggaGGCATCTGTCCTCACAAACTTGCTATGATGGAAATGACTTAAGTTACTAGAATGAAAGAGTTTGCAACCTGGTAGCTTCTGGGCTAAATCCGGCTGTAGAAGTGTTTAACTAgcagtgtttaaattttttttttctttctcttttatttcaggGTAAGGGTTAGGATTAAggctagggttagggttagggctaGGCTTAGGGTCAAATCActtcttgatatttaaaaatgaaaatctggATTTTATAAGAATTTGGGCAGCTGGTGACCCTCCCTGGTTTGGATTCTTGCATGGAACAAGCGGCTGGCGCTGCACAGCAGTGGACGGACCTTCTCCACGGGACGTGGGCACTCCAGTTCACTCCAGCTCCGACCGCTTCCGGCTGTCTCATACCACTTGCCGGGGTGACCTGTTTCACTCATTTACACGATCAGTTTTACGACACTGGGGTTAGTTCAGCTCTGCCTTTTTAGGAACCTGAAGACCTGACTTCATGTGAAATTTCCCCCACCTCCTTGTGGACAAGATTGCTCCTTTGACTGACTGGGTTCCAGACCCATCTAGTTGCTTTGGTAGGTAATCTTAACATGCATTTCTACTCACCCTTTATGCTATATTGCAAACTCCAAAGATATAATCACACTAATATTTATGTGTTAAGTGTGTGTATGTTAAACATGTAAAGGGGTATGTATCTATACAGATAAATGAATACTTCCTTTTAGGCAAAAGTTAATTTGGTTCCACAGATATAGACACCAAGTGCTGGCAGCCTGGAGATTAAGTGTCACAATTTGGTAAAACCAATATAATCTGACATAATAGTACAAAGAGTGAGTTTTAAGTTATTGCTTTTTGATTACAGAGTAAAGATCTCATTCTGTTGCAAAACTTGTATACAGAATGAGTAACCAGTTCCTATTCAAGTAAGAGCAATTGGAATCCAAAGTTCCTTACACAGCAGTAGatgcctggagacattttttgAATAGAGATGTGATTTCATCCTATTCAAGAATTTATGCAGGAAACTGGGagtgacttaattttttaaaagtcgaAGAAAATCAGCGCCTCACCTAGTTCATACTCAGGAGGGCTTCTCATGGGCTCTAAAGAGATCATCCCCACCTTTTAGGATTCCACTGTATTTATGCAGCTTGTAAGtattaaaaacagtaaaagagGATTAAAAGCAGTGTTGGTTTTTAACATTCAGAATTCACAGAGGATCTCATTTTCTGCAATTAAACGAGCCGTTTGTGTTTGTGCTGCAGAATCACATTCATATGGCAGTCTTATTTCAGgcactttttaaaacatgttcaTCTGGAATAAAAATCTGCACGAACCACTTCTGCATAATTCAAAATGAGTATCGAGTGATTCTAGTCCCCAAATAGATAGCAAGTCACCACCTGGTACTCAATTAGCTTCCTCCGTCACAGCACGATGGTGACTGCTGAGCTTGAGACGTCTTTGAGGTGCCCTCTGGCTTTATAATACAAAGAGGTGAGTCATAAAAATCCAAACTACTCAAGttctacttaaaaaagaaaatacaaaatggtGAAATACACTAAATGTATTATACAGATGGTTGCAGCTACTATCAGAATAAATAACATGATCTGACTTAACGGTTTGACTCTGAGCTCTTGGACGAAATCAGATGGAATGTCAAATGTGGAGACCCCCTCCCAGGGACTAGCTGCTGGTCGGCAGGAGTATCTCAACGTCCTTGCCGTTGGCTACGACGGCATTCGAAGAGCAGCTGCTCGCAAGGTCTTCCGCGGTGGTCAGAGAGGGCGCCTGGGAGTGCGTTTTGGTCAGTGGAGTGGTGGAGGGAGAAGGAGTGAGGCCAGGCTTTTTGGGGGGGATGGGTGGTGGGTTTCCTCTCTCAGCTCTGGGGATGGTAGGGGACTTGATCCCTGGAGACAGGGGACTCAGAGGACTGGACACTTTCCCTGGAGTAGGTGAATGGCTGGTGTCACCTCTTGGGCTGGCAGTACTGGCCAGATTTCGATAGTCCGTGCCGAAGGGAGAGCTGTTGGGAGAGACGGGCTTGATGGGCCCTTGCTGGCTGGTGAATCTGGAGAGCACCTGAGTGACCGTGTTCCGGGCCAGCTGCTTGGCGGCAGAGTTGTCTATGAGGGTGGGGGACAGGTCCCTGGAGGGCGGGCTCTGCAGGCCACTGACTTGTTGGTCCTGATCTGCTTGGGACTGAAATTTGTGCCGAGCCGCGTGGAAGCGCTGGTTGATCCCTACTTGGTAGGACGACTGGTAGCCGGGGCTGctggctgaggaccccagcaggCGCTTGGTCAGCACTGGCGATGAGCAAGGCGAGGACGTGAGCGAGGAGGGCGCGGTGCTGCTGGGGGACAGGGAGCTGCCCCCCGAGGGGGGCTGGCTCGGTGCTGGGACGGGGCTCTCGGGGCCCACGGGACGCCCACCGTTCTCCACTGCTTTCTCCTGGGCCAGCCCCACAGGTTTCTCTCGCGAAGGCAGCTGGTGTTCCACACTGCCGCCTGTCACCAGCTCCTTGGGAGTTTGCATCTCTGGGTCAAAATGGCCATTGGTTTTTGCATAACAGTAAGTAGGAGTGGTGGGACCGGGCAGCCCAGTGGTTGTCGCCTTGGCTACGTTGCTCCCGTGGGTTCTTTCTGCCTGAAAACTCTCCGTTTGGCAGGACACAGACACTAGCAGGGGAGGCTCCGTCACGGTGCCTCTCGATGTGGTTACCGGTTTCTTTGGTGGCTCATTAGAGCTGCTATGCCGGGGAGAGGCCTCCAGGTCTTTCACCATCTTCTTCAGACTCTCCATCTCCTCCTTCAGAGTCCGGGTCCGGTTCTCTTCTCGGTTCAGTTTTGCTCTCAGTTGCTCTCTTTCGATGTCAAACTCGgacagctgcttctccacctgcgCCTCGGTCTGCAGGCCGCGCCTGCGCTCAGCGGCCAGCGCCGTCTCCAGCTCGCCCACGCGCGCCCGCTCCTGCTCCAGCCGCAGGCTCAGCTCGCCGGCGCGCTGCCCCTCCTCCGCCGCCTTGCTCGTGGCCTTCTTGCACTCCAGCACCAGCATGGAGGACAGCTGCTTGTGGCGGGCGCGCTCCTCCTCCAGCTGGCTGGAGAGCTTCTTCTGCTCCTTTTCAAACTTCTTCACTTGGGACTTTTCGAATTCCAGCTAGGAAAAGAATGCCACCACATATCTTGATTAGAGCAGAAAACCCAagatatatttattgagtgttctaAGTAGCCGGCCCTGGCGGGCTGTTCCTGGCACACGGGGTTACACGCAGGCCATGTGCTTAGAGCAAATACTTCTCAAGTACCATGGCGCCTAATACAAAAATGCACACGCTATAATGTAATCTTTCTTTGATGATTTAGGGGGCACCTCTAGCTCTTACAAAGTCTCAGGGTTGTCAGTGGGAGTGTGAACCATCATTGTGTTTAGATGTGTGGAGAGTTCAGAGGATTAGAAGTAagtcaaaacagaaaacagaaagccACACGAACCAGACTTTGGATGAATGCTGCTGAAACAAAAGCTTCAGTAATAATTCTTTCtggtcttaaaaacaaacaaacgttaAGAGCTGCGTTTCAAGTCATGGTTTTTATACAGATGCAGTTTGTTTCAGTCCTTATCCTGATCCCATTTGAAGGGAAGAGTTGAAGGAATTTTTTAGTCAGTGTTTTTCCAACTTTGAGACCCATTAATGGGTGGGAGAACCAATTGagataaaatagaagagaaaacatCAATGTGTATTGTAAGCAGTAAGGATTAAGTATGATTTCAAGATTTTTTGTTTCAGGCCTGTGTGTGTATAACTAGGTTGTGATGTAACATGTATTTCTTGCTTGGAGTCCTaagtaaaaaaaagttaagagtgTTTGAAGTTAGTATCCCCCAAAGTGTATTCTATGGAACAATAGAGTCCCACAGTGAgtgatttatatattaaaaaagattttatgaaaatacaggccttggccagttggctcagtggtagagggtcagcccgccatgtggaagtcctgggtttgattcccggtcagggcacacaggagaagtggccatctgcttctccacccctcccccttctctctctctctccccttcccgcagtcatggctcaaatggattgagtgagttggccctggatgcagaggatggctccatggcctccgcctcaagcgttaaaatggctcagttgccgagcCATTTTGTGctgtggccccagacaggcagagcatcgtcccttagtgggcttgctgggtagatcccagctggggcacatgtgggagtctgtctctgcctctggtctctcaattaaaaaaaaaaaaagaaggaaagaaaatacaaatttgcTAACAGACTTGTATTGTGCTTCTGCATACTAAAGGGTCTCAGACATCAAAGTTAGAAACCTGTTTACCTTTGTTTAATCCAGTACGTCCCAGACTTACTTGACTACAAAGCCCTTTTTTTTGAGTGACACCAATTTACACCCTGCCAAACAGTCTGGAAATGCTATTCTGGGCAAATGCTGCTACAAACCCCCGGCCCTGCTGTAATTACCTGCTGGGTCAGccgctctctctccttctccagcaTGTAGGTGACGTCATCTCCTTCTGCTGTGTCCTGTGCGTGCCTTTGCCTTTCTTCCTCAAGGTCTAGGATCacctttaaagaattaaaaaaaaaatcattgccaaatatcaAGGAATTACACTTATAATACAGTTAAATGCTAAGTGCCTATCTAACTGAGCACCTCAGATAGTtccagagttagagagagaagtAAATCCCAGCCAGGCCACCACGGAGCACGTTGTCTTGTGGGGTGGAAGACGAGCTGTGCTCTAGAAAACCACAAGGTGCACGCTTTCTGAGGTCTACACAGAGCAGTCTGTAAGCAGAGGGCAGGAACTGATTAATTAGCTGCAGGGGCTGTGAAGGCTTTGGAGAATTAACAGAAGGTCcaggaaacaggcagtttggtggcACTAGGGGACAGGGATAGGTAATGAAGACAGGACAGGACCGCGGCAGGCGGAACGTTCGGGCCCCGCCCCTCAAACGCGCAAGTCACGGAGAGGGGCCTGAAATTAGACATCTCAAATGGCTGGCATCCTAACTGTGCCTTGCTCAATTAATTAATAGCATGCATTTTGTACTGGGATTTGAAGGGGAGATTTTTCACAGGGCTTTTCATTAACCTGCCTGCCCATTCCACTTACCCTGATGCCCAAGGATTAAGCCCAATTTTAAGGAAAATGCAAACTGAAAGGGACATCTGCCACCTAACCCTGCTTGTAACTACCTACacactattcttttttaaaattttattttcatttatacattttaggggaggagagagagataaagagagagataaagagagagagaaggggggaggagcaggaggcatcaactcccatatgtgccttgatggggcaagcccaggttttgaacctgtgacctaaGCGTTctggtctacactttatccaccacCACCCCATGGCCATTTCTCCTTGTTTATTCTCAATAACAATTCTTATAAATGGAGAGAGGAAATTTTCCAGGACATGTAACTCCTCTTTAATTTagtaacttacttttttttttttttaagattttatttattcattatggagaggagggagagagagagagagagagaagggggggaggagcaggaagcatcaactcccatatgtgccttgaccaggtaagtccagggttttgaaccggcaacctcagcgttccaggttgacgctttatccactgcgcctccaccggTCAGGCCTAACTCCTCTTTAAACACAAGTGAAAACATTTTGGTGTCCTTCCTTCCAGTTTAAAAAAACATCAAATTTTTCAATTGAACAGAAAGACAAACTTTTGGCTAAAGGCGGCAGAtcatctcctctccttcccaaCGGCCCTCTGAAACTAGAGAAAATGCAACGAAAAGAATAAACccacaaagacaaagagagagactggAGCAGACAAGGAATTTAAATAATACTCTGAAGAAagaggaggctggaggagggAAAGCTACTTtggtatgggggtgggggggggtgagggtcgGTTGCCCTTCAGAGCTGGAAGAGATGAGGAACCTGGAGGCGGGCgtgcagaggacagctgtgacctGGGACAGGGAATAGGGGGTGGGGCTGTCCTCTCAACTTTATTCTCATACGTTGAATGTTAGCAGTGAGGCATCTACTGCCCAGGCATAAGCAGATGTTTATCCTCTGAAGACACAAACTAGACAGGCTCAGGATCTGGGAAGAGCAGATATGACAGAGAACAGGGGTGAGGAAAGAGAGGTATGTTTTGGGGGGAAGATGGAAGGGGCGCAGAGAAAAGGGAGGTGTGGTGGAAGAAAATGAAATCCATCTACAGCAAAAGAAGTAACTGTCTAAAACTGATAAAGCGAGAGAGCTGTATATGGTTTAGAAATATTGATGCGCTCTACCAAAATAAATGGTTATTAGAAAATGTGGTTGCCTGACTACTGAGGAGCAGGAATGGAAGAGGTGGACTAGGGAACTCTATTTTTCACAATAAGAGCTACTATGTAATTCACTGTTCAAACCACAATGCTTCTGAGAGTCAAAGAGGGTATATACCATCAGCAACCATGCCAAGGCGACAGGAGAAACTGGACTTTCTCAGGCAAACTGGGACTATAAGCACCGTCATTATAAGCCTCTTGATGCTACTTGATTTCCAGAAGTCATGTGCTACTTTGATAGGACACTCAAGATTAGACAGGCAGTTGGTTTAAAATAGTTAACACCCACAGACACTTACATCACAACACAGTCTTCAggaattttgaattatttttaatttcttcctttccccAATCACCTAGAGCCACAAATCATCCCGATACTACCCCTTCCGTGGGAGCCGGCCAGCCAGCCTTCCCCCAGCTCAGTTACCTCATGCCTGAGGAGGGTGCAGGCCTGCCTACCAAACGGGGCTGTGGGGTTATCTTAGAGGACTATGTGGGAACCCCACCCTCTCAGTTCAAAGGCAGCTAGCTCAGATCCACTGATACCTTCTAAGTTGGGGCCCAACTTCAGGTCACTTCAGCAGACCAGAGGTGAAACTTTTCTGGGTCTTTGACAATGTTGAGAATTCAATTAAAGATATAGggaaaaatgtcattttctatGAAAATGCATAAGCTTTTGGCATTCTGTATATTTTGAGAGGGGGGATCATGAAACACCTGGGGCTCATCATGGCTAAGAGCCTCCACTCTGCCTTTCATTTGGACTCTGTGACGGGACAGAAAAACCAACGGGCGAGAACTAAGCCTAAGCAACTTGTCATGCATTTTAGGCAGAAGGCTCTCTAATGCAGGTAAACATAAAAGTAATCAAACTGCAGCTACTAATCCGATTTTTCAGAATAAATGCTTCGTAGTAATTCCACCGATGACCCCCCATTGTTGGCATAGATCTAAACCAacagtttaaagaaaaatgcaGATTCTAGCCAAGCATGTTTTACAGGCTAAATCAGAGCAGTAAATGACAAGACGGGGAATAAAATCATAAGCACTAGAATTCCAAAGAGCTGAGGAAAGCACGGTTTGCCTTCCTAATCAGGGGCTAGAAGacctggagggggagagagagagagagagagagagagagagagagagacacacacacacacacacacacacacacacacaattttgtaGTAGGGTAGAACAgtagttttatggtttcatgagaaataaaatgcaatgaaactcaaaaccagaaataaatgaaaataacctATTGGCTTGTATGTTTCTGGTCAGGTCAGtattctctcctccccctctccctctcattctccAAATACCTATTCATCTTTTTATCTATCACGTAAGTAAGCAAACAGAGAACACCCCCTTCAGCTGCGAGCGTGGTCAAGCCCGTCTGCTTGAATGATGGGGAGCAGGGGAAACACAACAAGGCCCAGGGCCTATCAGGAAGGAATGCGGTCTTGACTGTGTCTGGCACACTCCCTAAATCGAACATTTCCAACAACCTGTCTTCTCTTTCCTATCTCCTGGCTCCTCGGTGCGCCAACGGGCTTTCTGATACCTGTGGAACGTCCAGTCGATTGCTGTGAAAACTGGCAGCTGACAAGAACTATCAGGCATTATTTATAAAGCCTTCCCAGGAGTGTGTGGGGCCCACGTGCCCGGGCGCGCCCACCTTTCGGTGCCTGCTCTCGGCGGCGGCCAGCTGGGACAGCATGCGCTCCTGCATGTTCTTACACTGCTTCATCACCACCTGGAGAATCGAGAGGGGGTTCGTGCAGACTGGCTGCTTCTCGCCATCGCTCCTCTCCCTCAGCGTTTCGAAGTCTCGCTGCAGAGCCAGCAGAGGGTCACTGATGTTGTACTTCCCATAGCGTTCTTCAATGAACGTGCCTCTGTGTTGGGCCTGGGAAAGAAAAACAtggtcttttgctttttaaaactgtCAAGGAGGGGGATTTGCTAGCGGTGACACATTAAAGGTGGTCGAGTTAGTATAAATCTACTAACCTTTGgcatttgcatttctaaaatatgCTAAACACGATCATTTTGTGAGTACATATTTGGAGACCTAACAAGGTGGCTATAGAGAAGTCAAGTATACTAAACATATTTTCACATGATAATCTAGGACTATTTGTGATGTGTACATACGGCGGGTCAAGAGGACAGAGGCACTTAAAACTAGAGGAGCAGACAAAATCCCTTCCACCTGTGGTCACATGCCTCCCCCTCTTCCAGTCTCTGTTCAGCTGCTAACTTGCatcctcctgtctgtcccctttGGGGGGTGAGCTCTGAGGGTGAGAGAAGGTGGGCAGGGGACGTGGGCTGGTGCTTGGAGTCTGGTCTAAGGCTTCGGGCCTGGGTGCCAGTCGGGTCCAAGGGTCAGGAAGGGATCGGAATGATATTCTCAGGTTTCCTGCTTCTCTTACCTCTGCTAGGAAGGACGTGAAGTACTTCCTCCATGGGCATCACAGGTTCTGTGCAGGTGCACAGAATGACAATAGCAAGTACTCTAAGACATGACATTAAAAGTTGCCCGAGACATTTCACAAAAACGTGTTAATATGGCATTGAGATAGCTTTCTCAAAAACCACAGCAAAGCACCACATAATTTAAACTTTCAAATGAAATCTAGTTAAGAAAATTACTGTAGTTTAccaattaaaaattttctcatcAGGGACTATATTTTCTTATAACCACCATCCAAAGTAGGAACCCATTTGAAAAGGGAAATACACAATTCAATGGCtatgctaaaacaaacaaatcaaaacaccCTAAATAGAATAAAGCATGATGTTTCTTTAACACAGAAGTATGTTTTAGTGCTGAAAATCTGATGCCTCCTTTTTTCATTAAACAGCCCAAGTTCAAGACCCAGGAATCACAGCCTATGCTACTAATCTGTGCTGGTATAAGTTGATAGATGTTCAATACAGAGTTAGAAGCACTGGGTTTTACTTTGTCTTGACAAAAAGATGACTTAATTGGAGTATCTGGATAATACTTGtattttggaaatagaaaaaggTAAATCCATTTTGTTTAAGTCACTGCTAACCACCTTCTTTaccttactgtgtgtgtgtgtgtgtgtgtgtgtgtgtgtgtgttaaagagGGGAGGGACTCGAAAGAATCCTATTTTTTTCAGcttcaaattagaaaggaaaatttccgtaaaatttcaaaataagctGTAGTCCATTTAGTATGGAGAAAGACAAGACCAATTTCTGAATtatctatttacattttattattatacttaaaaatcacagtgatgcctgaccaggcagtggcacagtggatagagcgtcagactgggatgcagaggacccaagttcgaaacctcgaagtcgctggcttgagcgcaggctcatctggtttgagcaaaaagctcaccagtttggacccaaggtcacttggcatgagtaaggggtcactcactctgctgtagcccctggtcaaggcacagacgagaAAGCaggcaatgaacagctaaggtgccacaatgaagaattgatgcttctcatctctct
Coding sequences within it:
- the CTTNBP2NL gene encoding CTTNBP2 N-terminal-like protein — its product is MNLEKLSKPELLTLFSILEGELEARDLVIEALKAQHRGTFIEERYGKYNISDPLLALQRDFETLRERSDGEKQPVCTNPLSILQVVMKQCKNMQERMLSQLAAAESRHRKVILDLEEERQRHAQDTAEGDDVTYMLEKERERLTQQLEFEKSQVKKFEKEQKKLSSQLEEERARHKQLSSMLVLECKKATSKAAEEGQRAGELSLRLEQERARVGELETALAAERRRGLQTEAQVEKQLSEFDIEREQLRAKLNREENRTRTLKEEMESLKKMVKDLEASPRHSSSNEPPKKPVTTSRGTVTEPPLLVSVSCQTESFQAERTHGSNVAKATTTGLPGPTTPTYCYAKTNGHFDPEMQTPKELVTGGSVEHQLPSREKPVGLAQEKAVENGGRPVGPESPVPAPSQPPSGGSSLSPSSTAPSSLTSSPCSSPVLTKRLLGSSASSPGYQSSYQVGINQRFHAARHKFQSQADQDQQVSGLQSPPSRDLSPTLIDNSAAKQLARNTVTQVLSRFTSQQGPIKPVSPNSSPFGTDYRNLASTASPRGDTSHSPTPGKVSSPLSPLSPGIKSPTIPRAERGNPPPIPPKKPGLTPSPSTTPLTKTHSQAPSLTTAEDLASSCSSNAVVANGKDVEILLPTSS